The following are encoded together in the Desulfococcus multivorans genome:
- the rplR gene encoding 50S ribosomal protein L18, protein MGSFNKKQARLKRKKRIRKHVAGTSERPRLSVFRSAKHIYAQVIDDIQGITLVAASSTEPAVKENGELAAAKGKKDTAEFVGKLVGERLIEKGVKQVVFDRNGFLYHGRVKAVSEGARKAGLDF, encoded by the coding sequence ATGGGCTCTTTCAATAAAAAACAAGCGCGTCTGAAGCGCAAAAAAAGAATTCGAAAACATGTGGCCGGAACCAGCGAGAGGCCTCGGTTGAGTGTTTTTCGAAGCGCGAAGCACATCTATGCGCAGGTGATTGACGACATCCAAGGCATCACCCTGGTCGCCGCTTCCAGCACGGAACCGGCCGTTAAGGAAAATGGAGAGCTTGCCGCTGCCAAAGGCAAAAAGGATACCGCGGAATTTGTAGGGAAACTGGTTGGCGAGCGGTTGATTGAAAAAGGTGTGAAACAGGTCGTCTTCGACAGAAACGGCTTTTTGTACCACGGACGGGTCAAGGCCGTCTCCGAGGGTGCGCGTAAGGCCGGATTGGATTTTTAA
- the rplF gene encoding 50S ribosomal protein L6, with amino-acid sequence MSRVGKKPIPIPSKTKVSYKDGMISVEGEKGKLTRTIHDAVNLDVQDNEIHVTMEKDTREIRAIQGLTRSLVSNMVTGVSAGFERILEINGIGYRAEVSGNQIVLNLGYSHPINFEIPKGISAEVDRNNTIKLSGIDKEALGQMAASIRRLRPPEPYKGKGIKYAQEKIQRKAGKTGAK; translated from the coding sequence ATGTCTCGAGTAGGTAAAAAACCGATTCCGATACCAAGCAAAACGAAGGTATCCTATAAAGACGGAATGATCAGCGTTGAAGGTGAAAAGGGCAAGCTGACTCGGACGATTCACGATGCGGTGAACCTGGATGTTCAAGACAACGAGATCCATGTGACCATGGAGAAGGATACGCGTGAAATTCGGGCGATCCAGGGGTTGACCCGAAGCCTCGTTTCCAACATGGTGACCGGGGTGAGCGCCGGATTCGAGAGAATCCTCGAGATCAACGGCATCGGATATCGCGCGGAGGTGAGCGGAAATCAGATCGTGCTGAACCTTGGCTATTCCCACCCCATCAACTTCGAGATACCCAAGGGGATCTCCGCCGAAGTCGACCGGAACAACACGATCAAACTTTCAGGCATCGATAAGGAAGCGCTTGGACAAATGGCTGCATCCATTCGACGCCTGAGACCCCCGGAGCCCTACAAGGGCAAGGGCATCAAATACGCTCAGGAAAAGATTCAGCGCAAGGCCGGGAAGACCGGCGCAAAATAA
- the rpsH gene encoding 30S ribosomal protein S8 encodes MTISDPIADMLTRIRNAGRAKLKSVDIPGSNMKVELAKVMRNEGYIKNYKFIKDNKQGVLRVYLKYGSDSENAIYQIERVSKPSRRVYVKGKDIKPFFNGTGIAILSTSKGIMTDQQARKENVGGEILCRVW; translated from the coding sequence ATGACGATTAGCGATCCAATAGCGGACATGCTGACCCGAATCCGGAATGCCGGGAGGGCGAAGCTGAAGAGTGTCGACATCCCCGGCTCGAACATGAAGGTCGAACTGGCCAAGGTGATGCGAAACGAAGGCTATATCAAGAACTACAAGTTCATAAAAGACAACAAACAGGGTGTCCTTCGGGTTTATCTGAAATATGGTTCGGATTCCGAAAATGCCATCTACCAGATAGAGCGCGTCAGCAAGCCGAGCAGGCGGGTTTACGTGAAGGGTAAGGATATCAAGCCCTTTTTTAACGGCACAGGTATTGCCATTTTGTCCACATCCAAGGGGATCATGACCGACCAGCAGGCCCGTAAGGAAAACGTAGGGGGCGAGATCCTCTGCAGGGTCTGGTAG
- the rplE gene encoding 50S ribosomal protein L5, translating into MDSLKKTYEEKIVPELIETFEYKNIMQVPKLTKIVLNMGLGEAIHNIKLIDSAVEELRMIAGQQPVVTRAKKSIAAFKLREGMPIGCRVTLRRDRMYDFFSKLVNIALPRVRDFRGISGKAFDGKGNYSLGIREHIIFPEIDYDKIDKIKGLNISVVTTAETDEEGKALLKLLGMPFRN; encoded by the coding sequence ATGGATAGTTTAAAAAAAACTTATGAGGAAAAGATCGTTCCCGAGTTGATCGAGACCTTCGAGTACAAAAACATCATGCAGGTGCCGAAGCTGACCAAGATTGTGCTCAACATGGGGTTGGGAGAAGCGATCCACAATATCAAATTGATCGACTCCGCCGTCGAGGAACTCAGGATGATCGCCGGACAGCAACCGGTCGTTACGCGCGCCAAGAAGTCCATCGCCGCTTTCAAGCTGCGGGAAGGCATGCCCATCGGCTGCCGGGTGACCCTTCGCCGTGATCGGATGTATGATTTTTTCAGCAAATTGGTGAATATCGCCTTGCCGCGTGTTCGGGACTTCAGGGGTATCTCCGGGAAGGCTTTCGACGGAAAGGGGAATTACTCCCTGGGCATCCGGGAGCACATCATTTTTCCGGAAATAGACTATGACAAGATCGACAAGATCAAGGGCCTGAACATTTCGGTCGTTACGACAGCCGAGACCGATGAAGAAGGAAAGGCACTGCTTAAGCTCTTGGGGATGCCGTTCAGGAATTAA